A part of Terriglobus roseus genomic DNA contains:
- a CDS encoding DUF2911 domain-containing protein translates to MKIKKLVVAAALLCCGLSLSAMAQGGMEMAPQKPGAPLASPRKQAEASINGAAVKVDYGAPSMRGRKIMGEVVPYTTWWRTGANEATLFETNTDLMVGSLHVPAGKYTLVTLPSEGEWQLVFCKHLGQWGTDRFEADDLGKVPMTKASLASPQEMMSIEFGNTTAKGTEMHVKWETTDVWVPVTFMK, encoded by the coding sequence ATGAAGATCAAGAAGCTGGTCGTTGCCGCTGCACTGCTGTGTTGTGGTTTGAGTCTTTCGGCAATGGCGCAGGGTGGCATGGAGATGGCTCCCCAGAAGCCGGGCGCTCCACTCGCGAGCCCACGGAAGCAGGCGGAGGCCAGCATCAATGGCGCCGCTGTAAAGGTGGACTATGGCGCTCCCAGCATGCGCGGACGAAAGATCATGGGCGAGGTGGTGCCGTACACCACCTGGTGGCGTACGGGTGCGAATGAGGCCACGCTCTTCGAAACGAATACCGATCTGATGGTGGGCTCTCTGCATGTTCCTGCAGGAAAATACACGCTGGTTACGCTGCCTTCTGAAGGCGAATGGCAGTTGGTGTTTTGCAAGCATCTTGGACAGTGGGGAACTGATCGCTTCGAGGCGGATGATCTTGGCAAGGTTCCCATGACGAAGGCATCGTTGGCTTCGCCGCAGGAGATGATGTCCATTGAATTCGGGAACACCACTGCGAAAGGTACGGAGATGCATGTGAAGTGGGAGACGACGGATGTGTGGGTTCCCGTTACCTTTATGAAGTAA
- the bla gene encoding subclass B3 metallo-beta-lactamase, with translation MTFRVLCSVLVATVLQLPAMAQNKADWVAPTAPFRISGNLYYVGSRDLAAYLITTPKGNILINANLVTSPPQIRASIEKLGFKWSDTKILLSSQSHYDHAAGSAEVLKETGAKMMVMDGDVKVMEDGGVSDYDHTLDHFPPVHVDRVLHNMDKVQLGGTTIVAHKTAGHTQGCTTWTMDTHDNGRTLHVVIVGGMSWNPAVRLVSTPGKPASYPGIEQDFQKTFATLNALPVDIFLGAHGVYFDLLGKMARWPQQGDAVWIDPAGYHQAVNEKKAAFEAEVAKEKSEK, from the coding sequence ATGACTTTCCGCGTTCTCTGTTCCGTACTGGTTGCGACCGTACTGCAACTGCCTGCAATGGCTCAGAACAAAGCTGACTGGGTTGCGCCCACTGCGCCGTTTCGAATCTCGGGCAATTTGTACTATGTCGGATCGCGCGATCTTGCGGCTTACCTGATCACGACACCCAAAGGCAACATCCTGATCAATGCGAATCTGGTAACGTCGCCCCCGCAGATACGCGCCAGTATTGAAAAGCTGGGCTTCAAATGGAGCGACACGAAGATTCTTCTCAGCAGCCAGTCACATTACGATCACGCCGCGGGTTCTGCCGAGGTGTTGAAAGAGACAGGCGCCAAGATGATGGTGATGGATGGCGATGTGAAGGTGATGGAAGATGGAGGCGTGTCCGACTATGACCACACGCTGGATCACTTCCCTCCGGTTCATGTCGATCGTGTTCTACATAACATGGACAAGGTGCAACTAGGCGGCACGACTATCGTTGCGCATAAGACCGCTGGCCATACGCAGGGATGTACCACTTGGACGATGGATACGCATGACAATGGACGCACATTGCATGTGGTGATCGTGGGCGGCATGTCATGGAACCCTGCGGTACGACTGGTTTCCACGCCGGGTAAGCCGGCATCGTATCCGGGCATTGAACAGGATTTTCAAAAGACATTTGCAACGTTGAACGCACTTCCCGTGGACATATTTCTTGGTGCGCATGGTGTGTATTTCGATCTCTTGGGGAAGATGGCGCGCTGGCCGCAGCAAGGCGATGCAGTCTGGATTGATCCCGCTGGTTACCACCAGGCCGTAAACGAGAAGAAGGCTGCCTTTGAAGCAGAGGTCGCAAAGGAAAAGTCTGAAAAATAG